A genomic segment from Bacillota bacterium encodes:
- the mfd gene encoding transcription-repair coupling factor, whose amino-acid sequence MPLRGIVRTLRDHEGFASLISGLEEGWNLQSITGVSGSSRSLVPAAIRELTKRPVFVVTSNIVEAERFVEECESWLGAGEACLFPPLEALPFEIVARSGEMEAGRVSVLERLATGGRPIIVAPITALHRLVVPPGVIRDACLTVRAGDEAGLETISAALARAGYERLNIVEGRGQYAVRGGIVDVFPPSRESPVRLEFFGDELQSIREFDPISQKSSHAITSLIIGPAREFLVGEDRIGEGLARIRAELESSVKKLEAAGHRSSANRLKTKVRFHLECISEARFFEGVENYLPYFYPETASLLDHVPRDSVVILDDYPRLRESSEQTEKDARDAYSSRLSQGALLPAEALAYESFERVMERVFSFQVVHLSVLPRLIEGRDARNLAQFGARPAPSFHGQWNSLIQELKGRKTAGAAVACVVANADRVRALSATLKVEGVEVVTAESLDREPREGQVIVTTGAVSEGMEIPALRLTVLGDGEIYGKTKRKRTSAQPRERLTGIFEDLKVGDYVVHVNHGIGRYLGVKTLEIEGAQKDYFFIKYAGADALYVPTDQSDLIHKYIGGEGQEPRLNKLGGTEWSRVKNRVRESVRELARDLLHLYAIRQASKGFQFSPDTSWQREFEDAFKYEETPDQRQATEEIKGDMEGPRAMDRLLVGDVGYGKTEVAMRAAFKAVNDSKQVAVLVPTTILAQQHFNTFRERFEDYPIRVEVLSRFRSPKEQDQVVKDLRLGTVDIVIGTHRLLQDDIAFNNLGLLVVDEEHRFGVAHKEKIKRLKQTVDVLTLTATPIPRTLHMALTGFRDMSVIETPPEDRFPVQTFVVEQSDDLVRAAVARELHRGGQVYYVHNRVQTIERVASRLRALVPDARIAVAHGQIREDRLEKTMLAFLDGEYDILLCTTIIESGLDIANVNTLIVEDADHLGLAQLYQLRGRVGRSNRLAYAYFMYRRDKVLQEQAEKRLEAIREFTEFGSGFKIAMRDLEIRGAGNILGAEQHGFIASVGFDMYCRLLEQAVRELKGEELREPPAVSIEVLADAYLPDSYVPDSRQKVDLYKKIAAIRETGDAEVVAEEMKDRFGPIPPPAANLLTVARVKILAARAGITAISQGKDRIEFRIGNPGLFPADRAHALVRQYRGRMMMPGRGLISMKVDGAGRTALLLATESFLEALAPVASGADQ is encoded by the coding sequence GTGCCCCTGAGGGGAATCGTTAGGACGCTGCGGGACCACGAGGGATTCGCCTCCCTGATCAGCGGCCTGGAGGAGGGCTGGAATCTCCAGTCTATCACGGGAGTATCCGGCTCGAGCAGGTCACTGGTGCCCGCGGCAATCCGCGAACTCACAAAACGCCCCGTCTTCGTGGTTACGTCCAACATAGTCGAGGCCGAGAGATTCGTCGAGGAATGCGAATCCTGGCTCGGCGCGGGTGAGGCCTGCCTGTTCCCTCCGCTCGAGGCGCTCCCGTTCGAGATAGTGGCGCGCAGCGGTGAGATGGAAGCCGGGAGGGTCTCCGTCCTGGAGCGGCTCGCCACGGGTGGGCGGCCCATAATTGTCGCGCCCATCACCGCCCTGCACAGGCTGGTCGTCCCGCCCGGGGTGATACGCGACGCCTGTCTTACGGTAAGGGCCGGCGACGAAGCCGGGCTGGAAACGATCTCGGCGGCTCTCGCCCGCGCGGGTTACGAGAGACTTAACATAGTCGAGGGCCGCGGCCAGTACGCGGTCCGCGGCGGGATCGTCGACGTGTTCCCTCCGTCGCGGGAATCCCCCGTGAGGCTGGAGTTCTTTGGGGACGAATTGCAGTCCATCCGCGAATTTGACCCAATATCCCAGAAGTCGTCCCACGCGATTACCTCGCTCATCATCGGGCCGGCGCGGGAATTCCTCGTCGGCGAAGACAGGATCGGGGAAGGGCTGGCGCGGATACGGGCCGAGCTCGAGTCGTCGGTAAAGAAGCTCGAGGCGGCCGGGCACAGGTCGTCCGCGAACAGGCTCAAGACAAAGGTGCGGTTCCACCTCGAATGCATTTCCGAGGCTCGCTTTTTCGAGGGCGTCGAGAACTACCTCCCGTACTTCTACCCGGAGACGGCCAGCCTTCTCGACCACGTCCCGCGAGACTCCGTCGTGATCCTCGACGATTATCCGAGGCTCCGCGAATCGTCCGAGCAGACGGAGAAGGATGCCCGCGACGCGTATTCCTCGAGGTTGTCGCAGGGGGCGCTGCTTCCCGCCGAGGCCCTCGCCTATGAATCCTTCGAGCGAGTGATGGAGCGAGTATTCAGTTTCCAGGTGGTACACTTGTCGGTGCTCCCAAGATTGATAGAGGGCAGAGATGCCCGTAACCTGGCGCAGTTCGGCGCCCGGCCCGCCCCATCGTTCCACGGGCAATGGAATTCTCTCATTCAGGAGTTGAAGGGCCGGAAAACCGCCGGGGCGGCGGTCGCGTGCGTGGTAGCGAACGCGGACCGCGTCCGCGCGCTGTCGGCGACGCTGAAGGTGGAGGGCGTCGAGGTCGTCACCGCAGAGTCACTCGACCGCGAACCGCGCGAGGGACAGGTAATCGTGACGACCGGCGCTGTGTCGGAGGGAATGGAGATACCCGCGTTGAGGCTGACGGTTCTCGGCGACGGGGAGATATACGGGAAGACGAAGCGGAAGCGGACGAGCGCGCAGCCCAGGGAGAGGCTTACGGGCATATTCGAGGACCTGAAGGTCGGGGATTACGTGGTTCACGTCAACCACGGGATCGGCAGGTATCTCGGGGTCAAGACCCTCGAAATCGAGGGGGCGCAGAAGGACTACTTCTTCATCAAGTACGCTGGAGCGGATGCGCTCTACGTCCCCACGGACCAGTCCGATCTGATCCACAAGTACATCGGGGGCGAAGGACAGGAACCCAGACTTAACAAGCTCGGCGGCACGGAGTGGTCGCGCGTCAAGAACCGTGTCAGGGAGTCCGTGCGGGAACTGGCCAGAGACCTCCTGCACCTTTACGCAATCAGACAGGCGTCGAAGGGATTCCAGTTCTCCCCCGACACATCGTGGCAGCGCGAGTTCGAGGACGCCTTCAAATACGAGGAGACCCCCGATCAGAGGCAGGCCACGGAGGAAATCAAGGGGGACATGGAAGGGCCACGGGCGATGGACCGCCTCCTCGTGGGCGACGTGGGGTACGGCAAGACCGAGGTCGCTATGCGGGCGGCCTTCAAGGCGGTCAACGACTCCAAACAGGTAGCGGTGCTCGTGCCGACGACCATCCTGGCCCAACAGCACTTCAACACGTTCCGCGAAAGGTTCGAGGACTACCCGATCCGCGTGGAGGTTCTCAGCAGGTTCAGGTCGCCGAAGGAACAGGACCAGGTGGTCAAGGACCTGCGGCTCGGTACCGTGGACATCGTCATCGGCACGCACCGGCTTCTGCAGGACGACATAGCATTCAACAACCTGGGCCTCCTCGTGGTAGACGAGGAACACCGGTTCGGGGTTGCACACAAGGAGAAGATAAAGAGGCTGAAGCAAACGGTAGACGTCCTCACGCTCACCGCCACCCCGATACCCCGGACTCTGCACATGGCGCTCACCGGGTTCCGCGACATGAGCGTGATCGAGACACCGCCCGAGGACCGGTTCCCGGTGCAGACGTTCGTGGTCGAGCAGAGCGATGACCTCGTCAGGGCGGCTGTCGCGCGCGAGCTGCACAGGGGAGGCCAGGTGTACTACGTGCACAACCGCGTCCAGACCATCGAGCGCGTGGCGTCGCGGCTGAGGGCGCTCGTACCGGACGCGAGGATAGCCGTCGCACACGGGCAGATACGAGAGGACCGGCTCGAAAAGACGATGCTCGCGTTCCTCGACGGCGAGTACGACATCCTGCTATGCACGACCATCATCGAGTCCGGGCTCGACATCGCCAACGTCAACACCCTGATAGTCGAGGACGCCGACCACCTCGGGCTGGCGCAGCTCTACCAGCTCCGGGGCAGGGTCGGGCGGTCGAACAGGCTCGCGTACGCGTATTTCATGTATCGCAGGGACAAAGTGCTCCAGGAGCAGGCCGAAAAGAGGCTGGAGGCGATACGCGAGTTCACCGAGTTCGGCTCCGGCTTCAAGATCGCGATGAGGGACCTCGAGATCCGCGGGGCCGGCAACATTCTCGGCGCTGAGCAGCACGGATTCATCGCCTCGGTGGGATTCGACATGTACTGCAGGCTGCTCGAGCAGGCCGTGCGCGAGCTGAAGGGCGAGGAGCTCAGGGAGCCGCCGGCTGTAAGCATCGAGGTGCTCGCCGACGCGTACCTACCCGATTCGTATGTTCCCGACTCGCGGCAGAAGGTGGACCTGTACAAGAAGATCGCCGCGATAAGGGAGACCGGGGACGCCGAGGTCGTGGCTGAAGAGATGAAGGACAGATTCGGCCCCATCCCGCCGCCGGCGGCGAACCTCCTGACCGTCGCACGCGTGAAGATCCTGGCGGCACGCGCGGGCATAACCGCGATCTCCCAGGGCAAGGACAGGATCGAGTTCAGGATCGGCAACCCGGGCCTCTTTCCCGCCGACAGGGCGCACGCCCTGGTCAGGCAATACCGCGGAAGGATGATGATGCCAGGGCGCGGGTTGATATCCATGAAGGTGGACGGCGCGGGCAGGACGGCGCTTCTCCTGGCGACGGAGTCATTCCTCGAGGCGCTCGCCCCGGTGGCATCCGGCGCAGATCAGTAG
- a CDS encoding aminoacyl-tRNA hydrolase, whose protein sequence is MLITGLGNPGPAYRFTRHNLGFRVADLIAERLSISLNRTCWQGVSGSGMIRGQRITILKPLTYMNLSGQSVRRALEAMGEGPADLLVLHDDMDLEFGRLRIRLRGSSGGHRGVQSIIDSLGTEEFPRLKLGVGRPPEGIDPVDYVLTPFSVAEEEAMAALLDAAVGAVAAIIDLGYEAAISRHNS, encoded by the coding sequence ATGCTCATCACCGGCCTTGGCAACCCGGGACCGGCTTACCGGTTTACCAGACACAACCTGGGTTTCCGCGTGGCCGACCTGATAGCGGAAAGGCTTTCGATTTCGTTGAACCGGACATGCTGGCAGGGCGTGTCCGGTTCTGGAATGATCCGGGGACAGCGCATTACCATATTGAAACCCCTGACTTACATGAACCTGAGCGGGCAGAGTGTCCGGAGGGCACTGGAGGCCATGGGGGAAGGGCCGGCCGACCTTCTCGTGCTCCACGACGACATGGATCTCGAGTTTGGGCGCCTGAGGATCAGGCTGAGGGGTTCATCCGGGGGCCACAGGGGCGTGCAATCGATCATCGACTCCCTGGGCACGGAGGAGTTCCCGCGGCTCAAGCTGGGCGTCGGGAGGCCGCCGGAGGGTATCGATCCCGTAGACTACGTACTTACGCCATTCAGTGTGGCGGAGGAGGAGGCGATGGCGGCCTTGCTGGACGCGGCCGTCGGCGCTGTGGCCGCCATCATTGACCTGGGTTACGAGGCGGCGATATCGAGGCACAATTCGTAG
- the spoVT gene encoding stage V sporulation protein T, whose protein sequence is MKATGIVRRIDDLGRVVIPKEIRRTLRIREGDPLEIFVDRDGEVILKKYSPIGELGDFAKEYADSLYEATGHIAMIADRDNIIAVSGAPKKEFLNKAIGPAVERVMEERKAVMITKPGDHKYCSECLTADEETGCKFTAEVIAPIIAEGDPIGAVVICSREPDVQMSDLELKLAETAAGFLAKQMEQ, encoded by the coding sequence ATGAAAGCAACCGGGATTGTCCGGAGGATCGACGACCTCGGCCGCGTGGTCATTCCCAAGGAAATAAGGCGGACTCTCCGGATCAGGGAAGGGGATCCGCTGGAGATATTCGTGGACAGGGACGGAGAAGTAATCCTCAAGAAATACTCGCCGATAGGTGAACTCGGCGATTTCGCGAAGGAGTACGCCGACTCCCTCTACGAGGCGACGGGCCATATCGCCATGATCGCCGATCGCGATAACATAATCGCAGTCTCTGGCGCTCCGAAGAAGGAGTTTCTTAACAAGGCAATCGGCCCGGCAGTTGAACGGGTCATGGAAGAGCGCAAGGCCGTGATGATTACCAAGCCCGGGGACCACAAGTACTGCAGCGAGTGCCTGACGGCCGACGAAGAGACCGGGTGTAAATTCACAGCCGAGGTCATAGCCCCCATCATCGCGGAGGGGGACCCTATAGGCGCAGTCGTCATCTGTTCGCGCGAACCTGACGTCCAGATGAGCGACCTCGAACTGAAACTCGCGGAGACCGCGGCGGGATTCCTTGCCAAGCAGATGGAGCAGTAG
- a CDS encoding polysaccharide biosynthesis protein — MLALAGVVSKLLGALYRIPLYPLLGAEGMGLFQMAYPIYALILVLSTTGINIAVSKLVAERVARGDGRGVWSVFRTSLILLAALGLFFSAALFTGAGYIATTVTRDPRAYLSIAAIAPAILFVAVMSAYRGLFQGMQMMTPTAVSQIVEQIVRVGTMMALAYVLLPGGVEYAAAGASFGAVTGAVAGLIYLLFVFNRGRREVFSLPTVSGLGYDAFETARQIIAMAIPVSIASGVLGIIQLVDMAVVPARLQASGIAPELATSLYGQLSGGALPLMNLPTIFTAALQVSLVPSVSEAAAIGDGLLITTRSRTALRMTFILMLPAMAGLYLLARPIPALLYGDPEVGTSLSALASGVLFLAVQQVTSGILQGMGLMSVPVRNLLWGAAVKFGLTWALTSIPALGIKGAAYGTSAGFLVAAVLNMFTLVSILGHDIVDVPGMFVKPGISTAVMGVTVVALHRWLAILSGRESVATLLAIFAGITTYIVTLILTGGMTSRDFEIIPRVGSSMAEFLVRLGLIGK, encoded by the coding sequence ATGCTTGCGCTGGCGGGGGTCGTCAGCAAGCTACTCGGGGCGCTGTACAGGATCCCCCTGTATCCCCTGCTCGGCGCGGAGGGCATGGGCCTGTTCCAGATGGCGTACCCCATCTATGCCCTCATCCTCGTCCTCTCGACAACCGGTATCAACATCGCGGTCTCCAAGCTGGTGGCCGAACGCGTTGCGCGCGGCGACGGCCGCGGGGTGTGGAGTGTATTCAGGACGTCCCTGATACTGCTTGCCGCGCTCGGCCTGTTTTTCTCTGCGGCCCTGTTCACCGGCGCCGGTTACATCGCGACCACCGTCACGCGCGACCCGCGCGCGTACCTCTCAATAGCGGCGATCGCGCCCGCCATATTATTCGTGGCCGTCATGTCCGCATACAGGGGACTTTTCCAGGGGATGCAGATGATGACGCCGACGGCCGTGTCCCAGATAGTCGAGCAGATCGTCCGGGTGGGAACGATGATGGCGCTCGCCTACGTGCTCCTCCCCGGCGGCGTCGAGTACGCGGCCGCCGGCGCCAGCTTCGGCGCCGTGACGGGGGCCGTCGCGGGACTGATCTACCTGTTATTCGTGTTCAACAGGGGCCGGCGCGAGGTATTTTCTCTCCCCACGGTCTCGGGGCTGGGATACGACGCGTTTGAGACAGCCAGGCAGATCATTGCGATGGCAATCCCCGTGTCCATCGCAAGCGGCGTCCTCGGCATAATCCAGCTCGTGGACATGGCTGTGGTCCCCGCGAGGCTGCAGGCGAGCGGCATCGCCCCGGAGCTGGCCACGTCGCTCTACGGACAGCTCTCGGGTGGGGCACTTCCGCTGATGAACTTGCCAACGATATTCACGGCCGCGCTGCAGGTGAGCCTCGTGCCCAGCGTGTCCGAGGCAGCCGCGATAGGCGACGGGCTGCTGATCACAACAAGGTCGCGCACCGCCCTCCGGATGACGTTCATCCTGATGCTCCCCGCCATGGCCGGCCTATATCTCCTGGCGAGGCCCATTCCGGCGCTTTTATACGGGGACCCCGAGGTCGGGACGTCTCTGTCCGCGCTGGCATCCGGAGTGCTGTTTCTCGCAGTCCAGCAGGTGACATCCGGCATCCTCCAGGGCATGGGGCTGATGTCGGTGCCGGTGCGCAACCTCCTCTGGGGGGCCGCCGTCAAGTTTGGGCTGACGTGGGCGCTGACCAGCATACCGGCTCTCGGGATAAAGGGGGCCGCATACGGCACGTCCGCGGGGTTCCTGGTGGCGGCCGTGCTGAACATGTTCACGCTCGTCTCCATCCTGGGACACGACATCGTCGATGTCCCGGGGATGTTCGTCAAGCCCGGGATATCCACGGCGGTCATGGGCGTAACCGTGGTGGCGCTACACCGCTGGCTGGCGATACTTTCCGGTCGAGAATCGGTCGCCACCCTCCTCGCCATCTTTGCGGGGATTACCACGTATATCGTTACGCTGATACTCACAGGCGGTATGACCTCGCGGGATTTCGAGATAATCCCCCGTGTGGGATCATCCATGGCGGAGTTCCTCGTTCGATTGGGGCTGATTGGCAAGTGA
- a CDS encoding 50S ribosomal protein L25, whose translation MEQVEISAVLRGSGKGVARRLRAQGKLPAVIYGKSTESTPLVFDRKTFEKAARGDRNVLLKVRIEGPGGVVTKNAMIQEIQEDPVKYTPLHVDLREVNLEEKIKLRVSIHLVGEEELQAKGAILQHQMREVEVECLPAAVPDRITVHVGDLNPGDHVTAGDLKIPENVKLLEEPDELVISVLAPRAEEEVEAPEAAPEGAEPEVIKKGKDEEAKEE comes from the coding sequence ATGGAACAGGTGGAGATCAGCGCGGTATTGAGGGGTAGCGGAAAGGGCGTGGCCAGGAGGCTCAGGGCTCAGGGGAAGCTTCCGGCGGTAATCTACGGAAAGAGCACCGAAAGCACACCGCTGGTGTTTGACAGGAAGACGTTCGAGAAAGCGGCGCGCGGGGACAGGAACGTCCTTTTGAAGGTGCGTATTGAGGGGCCCGGCGGCGTCGTCACGAAGAACGCCATGATCCAGGAGATCCAGGAGGACCCCGTGAAGTACACGCCTCTTCACGTCGACCTCCGCGAGGTCAACCTGGAGGAGAAGATCAAGCTCAGGGTATCCATCCACCTGGTGGGCGAGGAAGAGCTGCAGGCGAAGGGCGCCATTCTGCAGCACCAGATGCGCGAGGTCGAGGTGGAGTGCCTCCCGGCCGCGGTGCCCGACCGCATCACCGTGCACGTCGGCGACCTCAATCCCGGCGACCACGTGACGGCGGGTGACCTCAAGATCCCGGAGAACGTGAAGCTCCTCGAAGAGCCGGACGAGCTCGTGATATCGGTGCTCGCGCCGAGGGCCGAGGAGGAAGTCGAGGCTCCGGAGGCCGCGCCTGAAGGAGCCGAGCCCGAGGTAATCAAGAAGGGCAAGGACGAGGAAGCGAAAGAGGAGTAG
- a CDS encoding ribose-phosphate pyrophosphokinase, with amino-acid sequence MSEGNGNKLKIIAGSSAPDLAAEIARHLDLPLGKIELGRFANGETRVIINENVRGCDIFVIQSTCSPVNDNLMQLLIIMDALLRASARRITAVIPFYGYARQDRKTRGREPITAKLVANLITTAGAGRVLTMDLHSGQIQGFFDIPVDHLSAIPILSEYFSNRGLEDIVIVSPDVGSMSRARDMAHKLRAPIAIVDKRRPEPNVAEVMNIIGKVKGKTAIIIDDMIDTAGSIVQAAEAILGKSAREVYACCTHPVLSHPAIERIEKSPIKEVIVTNTIPLGKGDAGGKIKVLSVARLLGEAISRIHDDLSVSELFD; translated from the coding sequence ATGAGTGAAGGGAACGGCAACAAGCTGAAGATAATCGCAGGCAGCAGCGCGCCTGATCTCGCCGCCGAAATCGCGCGGCATCTCGACCTTCCGCTCGGTAAGATAGAGCTTGGCAGGTTCGCCAATGGGGAAACACGCGTCATCATCAACGAGAACGTCCGGGGTTGCGACATTTTCGTCATCCAGTCCACGTGCTCGCCCGTGAACGACAACCTCATGCAGCTCCTCATCATAATGGACGCCCTGCTCAGGGCTTCGGCCAGGCGCATCACCGCCGTGATTCCTTTTTATGGATACGCGCGGCAGGACCGCAAGACGAGGGGCCGCGAACCGATTACCGCAAAGCTGGTCGCCAACCTCATAACCACCGCGGGTGCCGGAAGAGTCCTCACAATGGACCTTCACTCGGGCCAGATACAGGGGTTCTTCGATATCCCCGTCGACCACCTGTCGGCGATCCCCATACTCTCGGAGTACTTCTCCAACAGGGGACTTGAGGACATCGTCATCGTCTCGCCGGACGTGGGGAGCATGTCGCGCGCGAGGGACATGGCGCATAAACTGCGGGCGCCTATCGCGATCGTGGACAAGCGCAGGCCGGAGCCGAACGTGGCCGAGGTTATGAACATAATTGGAAAGGTAAAGGGAAAGACTGCCATCATCATAGACGACATGATAGACACCGCCGGAAGCATCGTCCAGGCCGCGGAAGCCATACTGGGGAAGAGCGCCCGCGAGGTGTACGCGTGCTGTACCCACCCCGTGCTGTCCCACCCAGCAATCGAGCGGATAGAGAAGAGCCCGATCAAGGAAGTCATCGTGACCAACACGATCCCGCTCGGGAAGGGCGACGCCGGCGGGAAAATCAAGGTCCTGTCCGTAGCGAGGCTCCTCGGGGAGGCGATCTCGAGGATACACGATGACCTGTCTGTATCGGAGTTGTTCGACTAA
- a CDS encoding HU family DNA-binding protein, with protein MNKAELVSAVAEKTGITKKDTEKVINSTVDAIQEALSKNDKVSLVGFGTFEVRQRAARKGRNPKTGEEISIEATKVPVFRAGKALKDTIK; from the coding sequence TTGAACAAGGCGGAACTCGTATCAGCCGTTGCCGAGAAAACCGGGATCACCAAGAAAGACACCGAGAAGGTAATCAATTCGACCGTCGACGCAATCCAGGAGGCCCTGTCCAAGAACGACAAGGTTTCTCTGGTGGGGTTCGGAACTTTTGAAGTGAGGCAGCGGGCGGCCCGCAAGGGGCGCAACCCCAAGACCGGCGAAGAGATCAGCATTGAGGCTACCAAAGTCCCGGTTTTCAGGGCGGGCAAGGCGCTTAAGGATACGATAAAGTAG
- a CDS encoding GNAT family N-acetyltransferase, whose translation MTCLYRSCSTNRVSREAAMFEYGPVLESDLPQVADVFAESFRDSVTHMFGDVVPLKAIEDLFRACLDSEPGCFHVARDESRVAGYIFAPSSTLRLWKIALLRGHVLRWIGRWIRGEYGFRMRPVGALMADKVGFMSSALTGGPYVDARILSVAVSPQYRGRGLGSALVQAGLDYLERRGVFRVRLEVRPANTPAVAMYTSFGFVEAGFTSDSQGKWMIMIRESRRPRRIEYGTGGDQRGIEG comes from the coding sequence ATGACCTGTCTGTATCGGAGTTGTTCGACTAACCGTGTGTCCCGGGAAGCCGCCATGTTCGAGTACGGCCCGGTGCTGGAAAGCGACCTCCCGCAGGTCGCGGATGTTTTCGCCGAGTCTTTCCGCGACAGCGTCACCCACATGTTCGGGGACGTTGTCCCTCTCAAGGCTATAGAGGACCTATTCCGCGCCTGCCTCGATTCCGAACCGGGCTGTTTCCACGTGGCCAGGGACGAGAGCAGGGTAGCGGGTTATATATTCGCCCCATCGAGTACTTTAAGACTGTGGAAGATAGCGCTCCTGCGCGGGCACGTGCTAAGATGGATCGGCCGGTGGATCCGTGGGGAGTATGGTTTCAGGATGAGGCCGGTCGGGGCGCTGATGGCTGACAAGGTTGGATTCATGTCGTCCGCGCTCACGGGCGGCCCGTACGTGGATGCGCGCATACTCTCGGTAGCAGTGAGTCCGCAGTATCGCGGGAGGGGACTCGGGAGCGCTCTCGTGCAGGCCGGGCTGGATTACCTGGAAAGGCGCGGGGTCTTCAGGGTGAGGCTCGAGGTCAGGCCGGCAAACACGCCCGCGGTGGCGATGTACACGTCGTTCGGTTTCGTCGAGGCGGGCTTTACCAGCGATAGTCAGGGGAAATGGATGATCATGATCAGGGAATCACGGCGTCCGAGGAGGATCGAATATGGAACAGGTGGAGATCAGCGCGGTATTGAGGGGTAG
- the mazG gene encoding nucleoside triphosphate pyrophosphohydrolase: MNCLRLVGLGPGAEWQLPGRNLEALQGSRRVFLRTSVHPSVVTLDRRGIRYTTFDRLYEESATFDEVYSSITQVVLDEAASGGVVAYAVPGHPFFGEATVARIVRSAKERGIRYEVYPAMSFLDVVCATLEIDPLSGLEIVDGCAIDDNPPSGVRDVVVSQIYNRKTASDVKLALMTRYPDEHEVALVYSAGVAGEERVSRIPLYDLDRIASDHLTTLYVPRLSSEKASNDPAERVSRWPLDPIVGVIARLRGPDGCPWDREQTHESLRQYVIEEAYEVVDAVNQGDTNKLCEELGDLLLQVVLHSRIAEEGGAFDVNRVVDVVTRKMIRRHAHVFGGKKAASSDEVVDRWDAIKRSERGEREERGEPVEGGQIAPPKGQPALMRAYEVQRAAARVGFDWERVEDVLGKVQEEVGELISAVESRVSDRVEDEIGDVLFSVVNACRFLGINPEVALSGTVKKFINRFGYIEAAAARMGKDLIEMTLKEMDALWEESKSRAGS; this comes from the coding sequence GTGAACTGTCTCAGACTGGTCGGGCTCGGGCCGGGCGCCGAGTGGCAGCTACCCGGGCGAAACCTTGAAGCACTGCAGGGTTCGAGGAGGGTTTTTCTTCGCACCTCCGTACACCCTTCGGTTGTGACGCTCGATCGCCGTGGCATACGCTATACAACCTTCGACCGGCTTTACGAGGAGAGCGCGACGTTCGACGAGGTGTATTCGAGTATAACGCAGGTCGTCCTGGATGAGGCAGCCTCGGGGGGCGTCGTGGCGTACGCTGTGCCCGGTCACCCGTTCTTCGGGGAGGCCACGGTAGCCCGCATCGTCCGCAGCGCAAAGGAACGGGGTATCCGCTACGAAGTATACCCCGCCATGAGTTTCCTCGACGTGGTCTGTGCCACGCTGGAAATCGATCCCCTGTCGGGCCTCGAGATCGTCGACGGCTGCGCAATCGACGACAACCCGCCGAGCGGCGTGAGGGACGTCGTGGTTTCACAGATCTACAACAGGAAAACGGCCTCGGACGTCAAGCTCGCCCTCATGACCAGGTACCCCGACGAGCACGAGGTGGCTTTGGTCTACTCTGCCGGCGTGGCGGGCGAGGAGAGGGTTTCGCGGATACCGCTCTACGATCTCGACAGGATCGCGTCGGACCACCTTACGACTCTGTATGTTCCGCGGCTGTCGTCGGAGAAGGCGAGCAACGACCCCGCTGAAAGGGTCTCACGCTGGCCTCTTGACCCCATCGTCGGCGTGATCGCGCGCCTTCGTGGGCCGGATGGGTGCCCCTGGGACAGGGAACAGACGCACGAGAGCCTCCGGCAGTACGTAATCGAAGAGGCGTACGAGGTCGTGGACGCCGTCAATCAGGGCGATACGAATAAACTCTGTGAGGAATTGGGAGACTTACTGCTGCAAGTCGTGCTGCACTCCCGCATCGCCGAAGAGGGCGGGGCATTCGACGTCAACCGCGTTGTGGATGTGGTTACCAGGAAAATGATCAGGCGCCACGCCCACGTGTTCGGCGGTAAGAAGGCCGCTTCCAGCGATGAGGTCGTGGACCGGTGGGACGCCATTAAGCGAAGCGAGCGCGGCGAGCGTGAGGAGCGCGGCGAGCCCGTCGAAGGCGGGCAAATAGCGCCGCCCAAGGGGCAGCCGGCCCTGATGAGAGCGTACGAGGTCCAGAGAGCGGCGGCCAGGGTCGGGTTTGACTGGGAGAGGGTCGAGGATGTACTCGGAAAAGTGCAGGAGGAGGTCGGTGAACTGATCTCTGCGGTCGAATCGCGGGTCTCCGACCGGGTAGAGGATGAAATCGGCGACGTCCTGTTCAGTGTGGTTAATGCATGCCGGTTCCTTGGGATAAACCCCGAGGTTGCGCTGTCGGGTACTGTGAAGAAGTTCATCAACAGGTTCGGGTACATCGAGGCCGCTGCAGCCCGGATGGGGAAGGACCTGATCGAGATGACGCTTAAGGAGATGGACGCCCTCTGGGAGGAATCCAAGAGCCGGGCAGGCTCTTGA